One Siniperca chuatsi isolate FFG_IHB_CAS linkage group LG5, ASM2008510v1, whole genome shotgun sequence DNA window includes the following coding sequences:
- the LOC122875795 gene encoding protein FAM214B: protein MRHIHVELAHKKAPLELPAQEGDLPPPTAPTQGLDPGVRPGAPRHFGQEELRLQKVYQLSIFSQLGGFSTSTESHTDTQQRSVRLGVKRGLEEPQLMHKRPHLGDSSDKEALEGGVLCGPAPAQGVGMGLAIGPSGPGSVYSYTQMEHRDSEGGLSPRSPPLSPSHNPSRRPTQHNHDRPIPDVFAPLSPKSPPMCDPHGHLCDQGHSLGSSARTEPPSGGHTPTYSLGSPGNESCSNGSSGGQPSPHLYEMSTYETPNPASPTSPPGPFSPPHHTELQEPGEATEWDVGLESSPPERSATQAASSASNGLASWEKTPSSNGHRLSSGGHWPAKKRLLSPSDTGESCSEDEGPSTSKRSRLSLLAPGLGPASCRSTDAKAAPYWNHLLPSAWDRPKTATDCTRSGRRLKSGLRLKSRQLRSGRHTDTGRSTRSSWPSSSISRSLLGNFEESILKGRFSPSGRIEGFTAEIGASGSYCPQHVTLPVQVTYYDISEHSAPSPFLGVISLEPLGKKGYSIPKAGTIQVTLFNPNKTVVKMFLVTYNFSDMPVNHMTFLRHRIFLVPVEEGVEGKGEASPGGGVLDRKKILCYLIHLRFQSSKSGKIYLHNDIRLLFSRKSIEVDTGIPYELKSFTEVPRNPKYSPRV, encoded by the exons ATGCGGCACATTCACGTGGAGTTAGCCCACAAAAAGGCTCCATTAGAGCTTCCAGCCCAGGAGGGGGACCTGCCTCCACCCACAGCCCCAACACAGGGCCTAGACCCTGGGGTCAGACCGGGGGCGCCCAGGCACTTTGGACAGGAGGAGTTGCGGCTCCAAAAGGTCTACCAGCTCTCCATTTTCTCCCAGTTGGGGGGATTTTCTACCTCCACAGAATCCCACACTGATACCCAACAGAGGTCTGTCCGGTTGGGCGTGAAAAGGGGTTTAGAGGAGCCCCAGTTGATGCATAAGCGCCCCCATCTGGGGGACTCCTCAGACAAGGAGGCATTGGAGGGAGGAGTGCTGTGTGGGCCAGCCCCAGCTCAAGGTGTTGGGATGGGGTTAGCGATTGGCCCTAGTGGGCCTGGTTCTGTATACTCTTACACACAGATGGAGCACAGAGACTCTGAGGGGGGACTGTCACCCAGGTCTCCACCCCTCTCCCCAAGCCACAACCCCTCCCGACGCCCAACTCAGCACAATCATGACAGGCCCATTCCTGATGTATTTGCTCCACTCTCACCTAAATCACCCCCAATGTGTGATCCACACGGGCATCTCTGTGACCAGGGCCATTCCCTCGGAAGCTCAGCCAGGACTGAGCCACCTAGTGGGGGCCACACACCCACCTACTCACTAGGTAGCCCTGGAAATGAGAGCTGTAGTAATGGCTCATCTGGAGGCCAGCCCAGCCCCCACTTATATGAAATGTCCACGTATGAAACTCCCAACCCTGCCAGCCCCACCAGCCCTCCAGGACCTTTCTCCCCCCCACAccacacagagctgcaggaACCAGGGGAGGCCACCGAATGGGATGTTGGACTTGAATCCTCCCCACCTGAGCGTAGTGCCACCCAGGCTGCATCCTCTGCCTCTAATGGCCTGGCTTCCTGGGAGAAAACTCCCAGTAGTAATGGCCACCGTCTATCCTCCGGAGGGCACTGGCCAGCCAAAAAGAGGCTGCTGTCCCCGAGTGACACAGGGGAGTCATGTTCAGAAGATGAGGGACCCTCCACATCCAAGAGAAGCAGGTTGTCATTGTTGGCTCCAGGACTTGGCCCAGCCTCATGTCGCAGCACTGATGCTAAAGCTGCCCCTTACTGGAAccacctgctgccctctgcATGGGACCGGCCTAAG actgccacAGACTGTACAAGGTCAGGGAGACGGCTAAAAAGTGGGCTGCGGCTGAAAAG TCGGCAGCTTCGCAGcggcagacacacagacactggccGCTCCACACGTTCCAGTTGGCCCTCATCTTCCATCAGCAGATCACTACTTGGCAACTTTGAG GAGTCCATACTGAAGGGACGATTCTCCCCATCAGGCCGGATTGAAGGCTTCACGGCGGAGATTGGTGCCAGCGGCTCCTATTGCCCACAGCATGTCACCCTGCCTGTGCAGGTTACGTACTACGACATCTCAGAGCACAGTGCACCGTCACCCTTCCtg GGGGTGATATCCCTCGAGCCTCTTGGAAAGAAAGGATACAGCATACCCAAAGCAGGGACCATTCAAGTG ACCTTATTTAATCCCAACAAAACTGTGGTGAAGATGTTCCTGGTGACCTACAACTTCAGCGACATGCCTGTCAATCACATGACCTTCCTGCGCCACCGTATCTTCCTGGTGCCTGTAGAGGAGGGGGTTGAGGGGAAAGGCGAGGCGTCTCCAGGGGGCGGAGTGCTAGACAGGAAGAAGATTCTCTGTTACCTGATACATCTCAG ATTCCAGAGCTCCAAATCTGGGAAGATCTACTTGCACAATGATATCCGGCTGCTATTCTCCCGCAAATCCATCGAAGTGGACACAGGGATCCCTTATGAGCTGAAATCTTTCACCGAGGTGCCAAGAAACCCTAAATACTCCCCCCGCGTGTGA